GGTTGGGGCTTATTACTCGGAGACGAACAAGACAAAGGGCAAGAAGGTTTCTTGCAAGATCCATAAGAAGGCACCACTCCACTCCATTCCCCACAGGCGAGAGAGAGCCAGAGATTGGGATAGAGCTGAAGGCATGGAGGGCAAGCGCACCGACCAGGTACGTTCTGGTACCCAGCCCCCCCTCCAGTTCCTCAAGATTTCAACCAGGATTTAGAATCTTTctagatactccctccgttccaaattactcgtcgtggttttagtccAATTGGACTTATTCAGCCATATATGAACGGAGGGAATAGAAGCTAGAACAGGCAGAGTGCGAAAAAGCTGAGTTATTCAGCCATATATGAACTTCCTAATTCCTGTTTCTTGTGGTCACATCCAAGAAATCTGCAATCAGATGACACTAACTGGTTTCTGCTGTCTCTGGATCGATTATGCGATCAGATACATGTACTagatactactccctccattccaaaatacttgtcgtggttttagttcaaattaaAAGTAAAAGGAACAAGAAATTTCAATTTATCCTCACCTGAATTCCTGTCTTGTTCATCTGCTGCTCCAAAGGCAAAGCTCAGCACGATGCACTCAAAGGTGATCTGCTGTAAGCTCTACATCTCTGAAAGCCAAAATGCGGCTGTTGTCGATGCCATCAGCCGCATAGGCCAGAAAGACCCTGAGGTGGTTCTACTCAACAAGTTCGAGGATGAGTACTACAACCGTGTCCGCTACACGCTTGTCTCCTATATTAACAGTGAAAGCGCAACTGGTGAAGCTGTATTTAGCCCAATCAGGAAGGTGCTGCTGGCGATGATCGAGGCTGCATTTTCAGCCATAAACCTCGAAGTGCACTGTGGAACTCATCCAAggatcggtgtcgtcgatgacaTTTCATTCCACCCCTTGACTCAAGCGGCCACAATGGAGGATGCTGCTCAGCTGGCTAAGCTGGTAGCCTCTGACATTGGC
The sequence above is a segment of the Triticum urartu cultivar G1812 unplaced genomic scaffold, Tu2.1 TuUngrouped_contig_6575, whole genome shotgun sequence genome. Coding sequences within it:
- the LOC125530810 gene encoding uncharacterized protein LOC125530810: MVGAYYSETNKTKGKKVSCKIHKKAPLHSIPHRRERARDWDRAEGMEGKRTDQAKLSTMHSKVICCKLYISESQNAAVVDAISRIGQKDPEVVLLNKFEDEYYNRVRYTLVSYINSESATGEAVFSPIRKVLLAMIEAAFSAINLEVHCGTHPRIGVVDDISFHPLTQAATMEDAAQLAKLVASDIGNGLQVPVFLYAAAHPTGKSVSAVRRELGYFRPNHKGVQWAGPVLPDTLPMKPDVGPVHVPHERGATMVGAQPLVESYNVPIFCKDVPTVRRITRRVTGRSGGLPSVQALALFHGDNCTEIACFLLDPDHVGADRVQWLVEQIAEEQGLEVDKGYFTDLSKHMMLERYSEMVSAAD